One window of the Herbiconiux sp. L3-i23 genome contains the following:
- a CDS encoding alpha-E domain-containing protein: MLSRIAESLFWIGRYIERGDGTARILDVHLQLLLEDPWIEEDVACRSLMSVMGSSAADDRALTRQDVLAILAVDRTHPASIAYSLGAARENARRAREIVSSELWECLNTTRARMPRRVSSEKVHEFFGWIRERAALAVGIIESQTSRDETWQFFTLGRSIERADMTARLLATRSLTEASGPSWTTILRSCGAYEAYLRTYRGVPSARNAAEFLLLDRLFPRSVLFSVARAEECLRQLEPRSERVGVSDQAQRELGQIRSLLEYRPIAEILEDLPGYMDAVQTATSSASEAIRQRYFPTHADPIWTGESAT, encoded by the coding sequence ATGCTCAGCCGCATCGCCGAGAGCCTCTTCTGGATCGGCCGCTACATCGAACGTGGTGACGGCACCGCCCGCATCCTCGACGTGCACCTGCAGCTCCTTCTCGAGGATCCATGGATCGAGGAGGACGTCGCCTGCCGTTCGCTGATGTCGGTGATGGGCAGCTCCGCCGCCGACGACAGGGCGCTCACCCGCCAGGACGTGCTCGCGATCCTCGCCGTCGACCGCACCCACCCGGCCTCGATCGCCTACTCACTGGGAGCGGCGCGGGAGAACGCGCGGCGGGCTCGCGAGATCGTCTCCTCCGAGCTGTGGGAGTGCCTCAACACGACGAGGGCTCGTATGCCGCGCCGGGTATCGAGCGAGAAGGTGCACGAGTTCTTCGGCTGGATCCGCGAACGCGCGGCGCTCGCCGTGGGGATCATCGAGTCGCAGACGAGCCGTGACGAGACCTGGCAGTTCTTCACACTCGGTCGCAGCATCGAACGCGCGGACATGACCGCGCGCCTGCTGGCCACCCGGTCGCTGACCGAGGCGAGCGGCCCGAGTTGGACGACGATCCTGCGCTCCTGCGGCGCCTACGAGGCGTACCTGCGCACCTACCGTGGAGTCCCGTCCGCGCGGAACGCGGCCGAGTTCCTCCTGCTCGACCGACTCTTCCCGCGCTCCGTGCTGTTCTCGGTGGCGCGAGCGGAAGAGTGCCTGCGGCAGCTCGAACCGCGCAGCGAGCGGGTGGGCGTCTCGGATCAGGCCCAGCGCGAGCTCGGCCAGATCCGCAGCCTGCTGGAGTACCGGCCCATCGCCGAGATCCTCGAGGACCTGCCGGGCTACATGGACGCGGTGCAGACGGCGACGTCATCGGCGTCCGAAGCGATTCGGCAGCGCTACTTCCCAACCCATGCCGACCCGATCTGGACAGGGGAGAGCGCAACATGA
- a CDS encoding transglutaminase family protein: MKRLRIRHQTGFSYEGEVTASYNEARMLPANSDGQFVLHSQLEISPLSSQHGYVDYWGTRVSSFEILTPHRDLSLTATSLVEVREREHSATGISWEELPELAASQVQYIEQTRQTTLTQPPDDVVELARRIAAETSGPCEAAEAIARAVGESMEYMQGVTGVHSTAREAWAERKGVCQDITHVALGALRSLGIPARYVSGYLHPKPDAEVGETVTGESHAWIEWFCGDWHAWDPTNLIPIGDRHVLVGRGRDYKDVAPLRGVYAGPFRSDLFVRVEITRES, encoded by the coding sequence ATGAAGCGTCTGCGGATCCGGCACCAGACCGGCTTCTCCTACGAGGGCGAGGTCACCGCGTCGTACAACGAGGCGCGGATGCTCCCGGCGAACTCCGACGGTCAGTTCGTGCTGCACTCGCAGCTGGAGATCTCTCCACTGTCGTCGCAGCACGGGTACGTCGACTACTGGGGAACGAGGGTCAGCTCGTTCGAGATCCTCACCCCTCACCGCGACCTGTCCCTCACGGCGACGAGTCTCGTCGAGGTGCGCGAGCGCGAACATTCCGCGACCGGCATCTCATGGGAGGAGCTGCCCGAACTCGCCGCATCGCAGGTGCAGTACATCGAGCAGACCCGACAGACCACGCTGACGCAGCCGCCGGACGACGTCGTCGAACTCGCGCGACGCATCGCGGCGGAGACGAGCGGCCCGTGCGAGGCGGCGGAAGCGATCGCCCGGGCGGTCGGCGAGTCGATGGAGTACATGCAGGGCGTCACCGGCGTGCACTCGACGGCGAGGGAGGCCTGGGCCGAGCGCAAGGGCGTCTGCCAGGACATCACTCATGTGGCGCTCGGCGCTCTTCGCAGCCTCGGCATTCCCGCCCGCTACGTGTCGGGCTACCTGCACCCGAAGCCCGACGCGGAGGTCGGCGAGACGGTGACGGGCGAGTCGCACGCGTGGATCGAGTGGTTCTGCGGCGACTGGCACGCGTGGGATCCGACCAACCTGATCCCGATCGGCGATCGTCATGTGCTGGTGGGTCGAGGGCGCGACTACAAGGATGTCGCCCCGCTACGCGGCGTCTACGCGGGGCCGTTCCGTTCGGATCTGTTCGTGCGGGTCGAGATCACCCGCGAATCCTGA
- a CDS encoding alpha/beta hydrolase gives MPEFVDAHGVAIVYYEWEAPAPKGVVQIAHGVGEHVGRYAHLVDSLVAAGYSVVADDHRGHGATGMRQHGGDRSKLGRLGPGGLRATIDAVVQLSELTRAAHPGLPLIMIGHSWGSLMAQIIVNRRPTLYDAVVLTGTAYRAFGSMNGGDLNKRHAHLGTTGAEWLSRDPEISGSFYSDPLNFSADILKLFGLADALRLFGRPARGLPADLPVLIMVGDDDSLGGAASAQRLARAYRQRSGLRDVEARVYPDARHEVFNELNKDEVIADLVAWTDARVTSAASSR, from the coding sequence ATGCCTGAATTCGTCGACGCGCACGGCGTCGCCATCGTCTATTACGAGTGGGAGGCGCCTGCGCCGAAGGGCGTGGTGCAGATCGCGCACGGCGTCGGCGAGCACGTTGGGCGCTACGCGCACCTCGTCGACTCGCTGGTCGCCGCCGGGTACTCGGTGGTCGCCGACGATCATCGCGGCCACGGCGCGACGGGGATGCGGCAGCACGGCGGAGACCGCTCCAAACTCGGACGCCTCGGGCCCGGCGGCCTTCGCGCCACCATCGACGCGGTCGTGCAGCTGTCCGAGCTCACCCGCGCCGCGCATCCGGGACTGCCCCTCATCATGATCGGCCACTCGTGGGGGTCGCTGATGGCGCAGATCATCGTCAACCGGCGCCCTACCCTGTACGACGCGGTGGTGCTGACGGGTACCGCCTATCGCGCGTTCGGATCGATGAACGGCGGTGACCTCAACAAGCGTCACGCGCACCTGGGCACCACCGGCGCGGAGTGGTTGTCGCGCGACCCGGAGATCTCCGGCTCGTTCTACTCCGATCCGCTGAACTTCTCGGCGGACATCCTGAAGCTGTTCGGCCTCGCCGACGCGTTGCGGCTGTTCGGACGCCCCGCCCGCGGGCTGCCCGCCGACCTGCCGGTGCTGATCATGGTCGGCGACGACGATTCGCTGGGCGGCGCAGCGAGTGCGCAGCGTCTCGCTCGCGCCTACCGACAGCGAAGCGGCCTGCGCGACGTCGAAGCGCGGGTGTACCCCGATGCCCGACACGAGGTCTTCAACGAGCTGAACAAGGACGAGGTCATCGCCGACCTGGTCGCCTGGACCGACGCCCGCGTGACGAGCGCGGCGTCGTCGCGGTGA
- a CDS encoding biotin/lipoate A/B protein ligase family protein — translation MHGEYKVPGGKLVVVDLDVVDGAIANFRLAGDFFLEPDSALDAIDGAVNGLPADADAQHIAASIRAALPVDAVLLGFTPEAVATAVRRSIGNATTWRDYEWEILHPGPLSPAMHLALDQVLTDEVGAGRRGPLLRFWEWDRSAIVIGSFQSLRNEVDLDNAAKYGVEVVRRISGGGAMFMEAGTAITYSLYAPGDLVRGMSFAESYAYLDEWAITALRSLGIDAFYQPLNDITSPKGKIGGAAQKRLGGGAVLHHVTMSYDMDGAKMVEVLRIGREKLSDKGTTSAAKRVDPLRSQTGLPRAEIIERMTSTFTSLYGATAGEITSAEYQAAEELVASKFSTEEWLTRVP, via the coding sequence GTGCACGGCGAATACAAGGTTCCTGGCGGCAAGCTCGTCGTCGTCGATCTCGATGTGGTCGACGGGGCGATCGCGAACTTCCGACTCGCAGGCGACTTCTTCCTCGAACCCGACTCCGCGCTCGACGCGATCGACGGAGCCGTCAACGGTCTGCCGGCCGACGCGGACGCGCAGCACATCGCGGCGTCCATCCGCGCTGCGCTGCCGGTGGATGCGGTGCTGCTGGGCTTCACCCCCGAGGCGGTCGCCACCGCGGTGCGGCGCTCGATCGGCAACGCGACGACGTGGCGCGACTACGAGTGGGAGATCCTGCATCCGGGTCCGCTGTCGCCGGCGATGCACCTCGCGCTCGATCAGGTGCTCACCGACGAGGTCGGAGCGGGGCGCCGCGGGCCGCTGCTGCGGTTCTGGGAGTGGGACCGTTCCGCGATCGTGATCGGCAGCTTCCAGTCGCTGCGCAACGAGGTCGATCTCGACAACGCCGCCAAGTACGGGGTCGAGGTCGTCCGACGGATCAGCGGCGGCGGCGCGATGTTCATGGAGGCGGGAACCGCAATCACCTACTCGCTCTACGCGCCCGGAGACCTGGTCAGGGGCATGTCGTTCGCCGAGTCCTACGCGTACCTCGACGAGTGGGCGATCACGGCGCTGCGCTCGCTCGGCATCGACGCGTTCTACCAGCCTCTCAACGACATCACGTCGCCGAAGGGCAAGATCGGCGGTGCCGCTCAGAAGCGGCTCGGCGGAGGTGCAGTGCTGCACCACGTGACCATGAGCTACGACATGGACGGCGCGAAGATGGTCGAAGTGCTGCGCATCGGTCGCGAGAAGCTCAGCGACAAGGGCACGACGAGTGCCGCGAAGCGCGTCGACCCGCTGCGCAGCCAGACCGGTCTGCCGCGCGCCGAGATCATCGAGCGGATGACGTCGACCTTCACCTCGCTCTACGGGGCGACCGCCGGCGAGATCACCTCCGCCGAGTACCAGGCCGCAGAAGAGCTCGTCGCATCGAAATTCAGCACCGAGGAGTGGTTGACCCGCGTGCCGTGA
- a CDS encoding LacI family DNA-binding transcriptional regulator — protein MTSEITPTAAPTLEEVAALAGVSRSTVSRVVNNSPHVKAEAASAVQRAIDTLGYVPNRAARSLASRKTQVVALVVPESTAKVFADPFFASVVQGAALYLSETEYTLNMVIASEATPEKTRRYLLGGNVDGALVVSHHSGDHSYARLGSTLPVVFGGRPLSAEEDGSYFVDVDNVAAARMVTQHLVDLGRQDIALIAGRQDMPAGVDRLEGWRQAMRGAGLHDDMVEVGDFSPRHGAEAMRRLLDRGLPIDAVFASNDQMAAGALSALRERGLSVPGDVAVAGFDGDYFGETSDPPLTTVMQPSTALGQAMAEMLVRLIAGEPVERVTMMPTELVVRASTTA, from the coding sequence GTGACCAGCGAGATCACGCCGACCGCCGCACCCACTCTCGAAGAGGTGGCGGCGCTCGCGGGGGTGTCCCGATCGACGGTCAGCCGCGTCGTCAACAACTCGCCGCATGTGAAGGCCGAGGCGGCCTCCGCAGTGCAGCGCGCCATCGACACGCTCGGCTACGTGCCCAACCGTGCAGCGCGCTCGCTCGCGAGCAGGAAGACGCAGGTCGTCGCCCTGGTCGTGCCGGAATCGACCGCGAAGGTCTTCGCCGACCCGTTCTTCGCCTCAGTGGTGCAGGGCGCCGCCCTCTACCTGTCTGAGACCGAGTACACGCTCAACATGGTCATCGCGTCGGAAGCGACCCCCGAGAAGACTCGGCGCTACCTTCTCGGCGGCAACGTCGACGGCGCGCTCGTCGTGTCGCACCACAGCGGCGACCACTCCTACGCCCGACTCGGGTCCACTCTGCCCGTCGTCTTCGGCGGCCGACCGCTGTCAGCGGAAGAGGACGGCAGCTATTTCGTCGACGTCGACAACGTCGCGGCGGCGAGGATGGTCACCCAGCACCTCGTCGACCTCGGCCGCCAGGACATCGCGTTGATCGCCGGTCGGCAGGACATGCCCGCCGGCGTCGACCGCCTCGAAGGGTGGCGGCAGGCGATGCGGGGCGCAGGACTCCACGACGACATGGTCGAAGTCGGCGACTTCTCGCCGCGGCACGGCGCCGAGGCGATGCGGCGACTGCTCGACCGCGGTCTTCCCATCGACGCGGTCTTCGCCTCGAACGACCAGATGGCGGCCGGCGCCCTGAGCGCTCTGCGCGAGCGCGGCCTCTCGGTGCCGGGTGACGTCGCCGTCGCCGGCTTCGACGGCGACTACTTCGGCGAGACCAGCGACCCGCCGCTCACCACCGTCATGCAGCCATCGACGGCGCTCGGGCAGGCGATGGCCGAGATGCTGGTGCGACTCATCGCCGGCGAGCCGGTCGAGCGCGTGACGATGATGCCCACCGAGCTCGTCGTCCGCGCATCCACCACCGCCTGA
- a CDS encoding GH1 family beta-glucosidase, whose amino-acid sequence MSAPAQDRRWPDGFLWGTATAAAQVEGAAHEDGKEDSIWDAYARQPLATARGETPERAVDHYHRMPEDVALMKRLGIGSYRFSVSWARVKPGDRTVNGRGLDFYSRLVDELLEADILPWLTLYHWDLPQALEERGGWAARDTAFRFAEYASDVHAALGDRVTHWTTFNEPLCSSLIGYAGGEHAPGRREPRAGLAALHYQHLGHGLAASALRTAGAEKVGITLNLTNAVPADPTDPIDLDAARRLDAIWNRAFLEPVLLGRYPRDFLDDVREHDFEGLVRPGDLETIAAGIDFLGVNHYHDDNVSGHPLPAGARPGLTPTERETSSPFVGSEHLTFPSRGLPRTAMDWEVNPEGLRVLLERLTRDYPTLPPLFITENGAAYDDEIAPDGGIHDVDRTRYIEAHIAAMGEAIDAGADVRGYFVWSLLDNFEWAWGYGKRFGIVHVDYDTLERTPKDSALAYARVISTVTALR is encoded by the coding sequence ATGAGCGCGCCGGCGCAGGATCGGCGCTGGCCGGACGGTTTCCTCTGGGGCACCGCCACCGCCGCGGCCCAGGTCGAAGGCGCCGCCCACGAGGACGGCAAGGAGGACTCGATCTGGGACGCCTACGCGAGGCAGCCGCTCGCCACCGCGCGGGGTGAGACGCCGGAGCGGGCGGTGGACCACTACCACCGCATGCCCGAGGACGTCGCCCTGATGAAGCGGCTCGGCATCGGCTCGTACCGGTTCTCGGTGAGCTGGGCGCGCGTGAAGCCGGGCGACCGCACCGTCAACGGCCGCGGGCTCGACTTCTACTCGCGACTCGTCGACGAGCTCCTCGAAGCGGACATCCTCCCCTGGCTCACTCTCTACCACTGGGATCTCCCCCAGGCCCTCGAAGAGCGCGGCGGCTGGGCGGCGCGCGACACCGCCTTCCGCTTCGCGGAGTACGCCTCCGATGTGCACGCGGCACTCGGCGACCGGGTCACTCACTGGACGACGTTCAACGAGCCGCTCTGCTCGTCGCTGATCGGCTACGCGGGAGGCGAGCACGCCCCCGGCAGGCGGGAGCCCCGAGCCGGTCTCGCCGCACTGCATTACCAGCACCTCGGCCACGGTCTCGCCGCGAGCGCGCTGCGCACCGCGGGCGCCGAGAAGGTCGGCATCACCCTCAACCTCACCAATGCGGTGCCGGCCGACCCCACCGACCCGATCGATCTCGACGCCGCCCGTCGCCTCGACGCGATCTGGAACCGCGCCTTCCTCGAGCCGGTCCTCCTCGGCCGGTATCCGCGCGACTTCCTCGACGACGTGCGCGAACACGACTTCGAGGGGCTGGTCAGGCCCGGCGACCTCGAGACCATCGCCGCCGGCATCGACTTCCTCGGGGTGAACCACTACCACGACGACAACGTCAGCGGGCATCCCCTGCCGGCGGGCGCACGACCGGGGCTGACGCCGACGGAACGAGAGACCTCGTCCCCGTTCGTCGGGTCGGAGCACCTCACCTTCCCGAGTCGTGGGCTGCCGCGCACGGCGATGGACTGGGAGGTGAACCCCGAGGGACTGCGGGTGCTCCTCGAACGCCTCACCCGCGACTATCCGACGCTGCCTCCGCTCTTCATCACCGAGAACGGGGCCGCGTACGACGACGAGATCGCCCCCGACGGCGGCATCCACGACGTAGACCGCACCCGATACATCGAGGCGCACATCGCGGCGATGGGCGAGGCGATCGACGCCGGCGCCGACGTGCGGGGCTACTTCGTGTGGTCCCTGCTCGACAACTTCGAATGGGCGTGGGGATACGGCAAACGGTTCGGCATCGTCCACGTCGACTACGACACCCTCGAGCGCACTCCGAAGGACAGCGCCCTGGCGTACGCCCGCGTGATCTCGACCGTCACGGCGCTCCGCTAA
- a CDS encoding carbohydrate ABC transporter permease, translated as MTAPATNVAFPVRRRSLLPRRRGRAGIIDRPGFLTYGLLTAFLVGGTYPLWWSFVVGSGTNATRGETLPLIPGGNFLANAAKVFDAIPFWTALLNSIIVSGVITLSVVTFSTLAGYAFAKLRFRGRDGLMIAVVATMAIPTQLGIIPLFIVMRQLGWTGTLGAVIVPTLVTAFGVFFMRQYLVDVIPDELIEAARVDGANQFRTFLTVAVPAARPAMAILGLFTFMMAWTDYLWPVIVLSPTNPTLQTALSQLQSGYYVDYSIVLTGAVLSVIPLLILFVLAGRQLIAGIMSGAVKG; from the coding sequence ATGACCGCCCCCGCCACCAACGTCGCGTTCCCCGTCCGACGCCGCAGCCTGCTGCCGCGCCGTCGAGGCCGCGCCGGAATCATCGACCGCCCCGGGTTCCTCACCTACGGACTGCTCACCGCGTTCCTCGTCGGCGGCACCTACCCGCTGTGGTGGTCGTTCGTCGTCGGTAGCGGAACGAACGCCACCCGCGGCGAGACGCTCCCCCTGATCCCCGGCGGGAACTTCCTCGCGAACGCCGCCAAGGTCTTCGATGCGATCCCGTTCTGGACCGCGCTCCTCAACAGCATCATCGTCTCGGGCGTGATCACCCTGTCGGTCGTCACCTTCTCGACCCTCGCCGGCTACGCCTTCGCCAAGCTGCGGTTCCGCGGCCGCGACGGGCTCATGATCGCCGTGGTCGCCACCATGGCGATCCCGACCCAGCTCGGCATCATCCCGCTGTTCATCGTGATGCGGCAGCTCGGCTGGACCGGCACCCTCGGGGCCGTAATCGTGCCCACGCTCGTCACCGCGTTCGGCGTCTTCTTCATGCGCCAGTACCTCGTCGACGTGATCCCCGACGAGCTGATCGAGGCGGCCCGCGTCGACGGGGCGAACCAGTTCCGCACATTCCTCACCGTCGCGGTTCCCGCTGCCCGACCGGCGATGGCGATCCTCGGCCTGTTCACCTTCATGATGGCGTGGACCGACTATCTGTGGCCGGTCATCGTGCTCAGCCCGACGAATCCGACCCTGCAGACGGCGCTGTCCCAACTGCAGTCGGGCTACTACGTCGACTACTCGATCGTGCTCACCGGCGCAGTGCTCTCGGTGATACCACTGCTGATCCTCTTCGTGCTCGCCGGTCGCCAGCTCATCGCCGGCATCATGAGCGGGGCGGTCAAGGGATGA
- a CDS encoding carbohydrate ABC transporter permease — protein sequence MTSTLTPPTTAVREQRQPRHTPLTRRQRLSRFDLKASPYFYISPFFLLFGVVGAFPLVYTLVVSLYDWQLLQGQGDFVGLGNFAAVLGDRFFWNSIGNTVSIFLLSAAPQIAVALLIAGVLDQALRAKTFWRMSILLPYVVSPVAVALIFSSVFNEQQGLANNLLGLIGIGPIEWKHDTLASHIAIATMVNWRWTGYNALILLAAMQAVPRELHESAALDGAGKFRRFTSITLPGIRPTLIFVIITATIGGLQIFAEPRLFDVSNAGGIGGADRQFQTTVLYLWEMAFFRQDFGEAAAVAWLLFLLIVLVGLLNFFISRRIASAENRVRTRRASARAKRRSAVIADEAIAVASATDAATVATTESDTARKATTK from the coding sequence ATGACCAGCACGCTCACCCCTCCGACCACCGCGGTCCGCGAACAGCGGCAGCCTCGACACACGCCCCTCACACGGCGCCAGCGCCTCAGCCGCTTCGACCTCAAAGCCTCGCCGTACTTCTACATCTCGCCGTTCTTCCTGCTCTTCGGAGTGGTCGGCGCCTTCCCGCTCGTCTACACGCTGGTCGTCTCCCTGTACGACTGGCAGCTGCTGCAGGGCCAGGGCGACTTCGTCGGTCTCGGCAACTTCGCGGCGGTGCTCGGCGACCGGTTCTTCTGGAACTCGATCGGCAACACCGTCAGCATCTTCCTGCTCTCGGCGGCGCCGCAGATCGCGGTCGCGCTCCTCATCGCCGGTGTCCTCGACCAGGCGCTGCGTGCCAAGACCTTCTGGCGGATGAGCATCCTGCTCCCCTACGTGGTCTCCCCCGTCGCCGTCGCCCTCATCTTCTCCAGCGTGTTCAACGAGCAGCAGGGACTCGCCAACAATCTCCTGGGCTTGATCGGCATCGGCCCGATCGAGTGGAAGCACGATACTCTCGCCAGCCACATCGCGATCGCGACGATGGTCAACTGGCGCTGGACGGGCTACAACGCGCTCATCCTGCTCGCCGCCATGCAGGCGGTCCCGCGCGAACTGCACGAATCGGCCGCGCTCGACGGAGCCGGCAAGTTCCGTCGCTTCACCTCGATCACGCTCCCGGGCATCCGTCCCACCTTGATCTTCGTCATCATCACCGCCACCATCGGCGGCCTGCAGATCTTCGCCGAGCCGCGCCTCTTCGACGTCTCCAACGCGGGAGGCATCGGCGGCGCCGATCGGCAGTTCCAGACCACGGTGCTCTACCTGTGGGAGATGGCGTTCTTCCGCCAGGACTTCGGGGAGGCCGCCGCCGTCGCGTGGCTCCTCTTCCTCCTCATCGTGCTCGTCGGCCTCCTGAACTTCTTCATCTCCCGACGGATCGCGTCGGCGGAGAACCGTGTGCGCACTCGTCGCGCCTCGGCCCGAGCGAAGAGGAGGAGCGCGGTCATCGCCGACGAGGCGATCGCCGTCGCCTCGGCGACCGACGCCGCCACCGTCGCCACCACCGAATCCGACACCGCCCGGAAGGCGACCACGAAATGA
- a CDS encoding ABC transporter substrate-binding protein: MKSSRTKIAASVATATTLALLATGCASGSGGESEGEIELTITTFGTFGYDDLYAEYEAANPGIKIVANNIDTGGNARTDAFTKLAAGSGLSDVVAVEEGWLGSIMEVSDQFVDLREYGIEDRAGDWVDWKYEQATDPDGRVIGYGTDIGPEGLCYNRTAFEAAGLPSDREAVAELLGGADSTWDDYFTVGKQYQSTTGKAWYDHSGFVWNAMVNQLPEGYYTSDGELNVEGNADLEERWGWITDGAASGLSAAQTAWDWNGGKSFVDGTFATFVCPGWMLGVVQGQVEAGGGDTANSGWDFADVFPGGPANWGGAFLSVPTQSKHPEEAAALASWLTEPEQQIAQFEAAGTFPSTIAAEEDLAAKGEPNAFFNDAPVGAILAKRAEGVVAQYKGPDDSLIQENVFGPVLQKVDRGEVDATAGWSEAIALLNDLVKN, from the coding sequence GTGAAATCGTCACGCACGAAAATCGCTGCGAGCGTCGCCACTGCGACGACCCTCGCCCTTCTCGCCACCGGATGCGCATCCGGCTCCGGCGGTGAGTCCGAAGGAGAGATCGAGCTCACGATCACCACCTTCGGCACCTTCGGCTACGACGACCTCTACGCCGAGTACGAGGCCGCGAACCCCGGCATCAAGATCGTCGCCAACAACATCGACACCGGCGGAAACGCCCGCACCGACGCGTTCACCAAGCTGGCAGCTGGCAGCGGACTGTCGGACGTCGTCGCGGTCGAAGAGGGCTGGCTCGGCTCGATCATGGAGGTCTCCGACCAGTTCGTCGATCTGCGCGAGTACGGCATCGAGGACCGCGCCGGCGACTGGGTGGACTGGAAGTACGAGCAGGCGACCGACCCCGACGGGCGCGTCATCGGCTACGGCACCGACATCGGACCCGAGGGCCTCTGCTACAACCGCACGGCGTTCGAGGCCGCCGGGCTGCCCTCCGACCGCGAGGCCGTGGCCGAGCTGCTCGGCGGAGCCGACTCGACCTGGGACGACTACTTCACGGTCGGCAAGCAGTACCAGTCGACGACCGGCAAGGCCTGGTACGACCACTCCGGCTTCGTCTGGAATGCAATGGTCAATCAGCTGCCCGAGGGCTACTACACCAGCGACGGTGAGCTGAACGTCGAAGGCAACGCCGACCTCGAGGAGCGTTGGGGTTGGATCACCGACGGTGCCGCGTCCGGTCTCTCCGCAGCCCAGACGGCGTGGGACTGGAACGGCGGCAAGTCCTTCGTCGACGGCACCTTCGCGACCTTCGTCTGCCCGGGCTGGATGCTCGGCGTCGTGCAGGGTCAGGTCGAAGCCGGCGGCGGTGACACCGCGAACTCCGGTTGGGACTTCGCCGACGTCTTCCCCGGCGGCCCCGCCAACTGGGGTGGCGCGTTCCTGTCGGTGCCGACCCAGTCGAAGCACCCGGAGGAAGCCGCGGCGCTGGCCTCGTGGCTGACCGAGCCCGAGCAGCAGATCGCTCAATTCGAGGCGGCGGGAACCTTCCCGAGCACCATCGCGGCCGAAGAGGACCTCGCCGCCAAGGGTGAGCCGAACGCGTTCTTCAACGACGCTCCCGTCGGCGCGATCCTCGCCAAGCGGGCGGAAGGCGTCGTCGCCCAGTACAAGGGCCCAGACGACTCGCTCATCCAGGAGAACGTCTTCGGCCCCGTACTGCAGAAGGTCGACCGCGGTGAGGTCGACGCGACGGCCGGATGGTCCGAAGCGATCGCCCTGCTGAACGACCTGGTCAAGAACTGA
- a CDS encoding D-alanyl-D-alanine carboxypeptidase family protein gives MNSFLHRGVAVALAMVSVVAVSACAMEKPAPSAAPTTTAPPSIPAPTQSTPAPPPPPPTFDKAARSIDDPTSIWVVVNRLRPLNPQDYVAPDLVDVPVEHTWEPVLRQEASDAIVAMFAAAQAEAGLYLASNSAYRSYSTQVDLWSPDDPTTAPPGTSEHQTGLAMDIGASSGNCSLNTCFADTAEGQWLAANAYRFGFLLRFPSDKAEVTGYPFEPWHYRYIGVDLSTEMHNTGITTLEEFFGLPPAPA, from the coding sequence GTGAATTCGTTCCTCCACCGCGGAGTGGCCGTCGCGCTCGCGATGGTGTCCGTCGTCGCCGTCAGCGCCTGCGCGATGGAGAAGCCGGCACCGTCGGCGGCCCCGACCACGACGGCGCCGCCGTCGATCCCTGCGCCGACCCAGTCGACGCCCGCTCCGCCTCCTCCGCCGCCCACATTCGACAAGGCGGCGCGGTCGATCGACGATCCGACGAGCATCTGGGTGGTCGTCAACCGCCTGCGCCCGCTCAACCCGCAGGATTATGTGGCGCCCGACCTGGTCGACGTCCCCGTCGAGCACACCTGGGAGCCCGTGCTCCGCCAAGAGGCCTCCGACGCGATCGTCGCGATGTTCGCCGCCGCGCAGGCGGAGGCCGGTCTCTACTTGGCGTCCAACAGCGCCTACCGCTCGTACTCGACGCAGGTGGATCTCTGGTCGCCGGACGACCCCACTACCGCGCCGCCCGGGACCAGCGAGCACCAGACGGGGCTCGCCATGGACATCGGCGCCTCGTCGGGGAACTGCTCGCTGAACACCTGCTTCGCCGACACCGCCGAGGGGCAGTGGCTCGCGGCCAACGCGTACCGCTTCGGCTTCCTCCTGCGTTTCCCGTCGGACAAGGCCGAGGTGACGGGTTACCCGTTCGAGCCCTGGCATTACCGGTACATCGGCGTCGATCTGTCGACCGAGATGCACAACACGGGCATCACGACGCTCGAGGAGTTCTTCGGCCTTCCGCCGGCGCCCGCGTGA